The following coding sequences lie in one Aspergillus puulaauensis MK2 DNA, chromosome 3, nearly complete sequence genomic window:
- a CDS encoding uncharacterized protein (TransMembrane:4 (i54-76o88-110i122-143o169-193i)) yields the protein MRFCLKTTKVGLSIHQPFRHRTFVLANSNDTGNRPNISSTSRPRIPHIFAIIQLLLRIGTLGTAIAALCILGKLSVKYKTAKNNRGKTFGGAISMSALALPINTWEIIALAIPNPTKKIKRAATCVVGFADFIVFAVGLYAVFEVALSDYGLGNAPVGYETPWKGLQNLAVILVAVVVAETFLALILGCVGCCREARVAKREKRAGERL from the exons ATGCGCTTCTGCCTAAAG ACCACTAAAGTAGGGCTATCAATCCACCAACCATTCCGCCACCG AACGTTCGTCTTGGCGAATTCTAATGATACAGGTAATAGGCCGAATATTTCCTCTACATCGCGGCCACGCATCCCGCATATTTTTGCTATCATCCAGCTCCTACTACGTATCGGTACCCTAGGAACAGCCATTGCAGCATTATGTATCCTCGGAAAGCTGTCAGTCAAATACAAAACCGCCAAAAACAATCGCGGCAAGACCTTCGGCGGTGCTATTTCCATG AGCGCACTAGCCCTCCCCATAAATACATGGGAGATAATCGCCCTGGCAATTCCCAATCCCACTAAAAAAATCAAACGCGCCGCAACCTGTGTAGTTGGGTTCGCAGATTTCATTGTCTTCGCTGTTGGTCTCTACGCGGTATTCGAGGTCGCTCTTAGTGACTATGGCCTTGGTAATGCGCCAGTTGGGTATGAGACGCCTTGGAAGGGGTTGCAGAATTTGGCGGTTATActggttgctgttgttgt AGCGGAAACGTTCCTTGCGCTGATTCTGGGGTGTGTTGGTTGTTGTCGGGAGGCGAGAGTTGCGAAACGGGAGAAGAGGGCTGGAGAGAGATTGTAA